In Camelina sativa cultivar DH55 chromosome 17, Cs, whole genome shotgun sequence, the genomic stretch GGGACGGGTGATAATAATGATGTGGAAGgtgtgggtctttgtaaggttCGTAGCTATAGATATGTCAACACCAATACCAATTTCGTGGGGAACAAGAAACGATCATCTCTTTCAAGAAGTTGTAGCCACAACACGGCCACGGATACCTCAACCAACTCGACATTGCGGAGCTTATCGTATGTAGGGAGGAACAACAGGATGACGGAATCCGGTAGATTTATGCCAACACTTATGAGATCTTCAACCACGGTTCCAAGGAGCTTTGCGAATCAGATTTTGTATTCGACCTCCTCTGCCAGAGTGGCCAAACCTTCTCCAACAGAGAAGAAGCTAAGATGCACGCTTGAAGAGCTATGCAACGGATGTACCAAGAAGATCAAATTCAAGAGAGATGTTATTACCAGCTCAGGGTTGGTTCTGTTTCTTTACCTAACTTGGCAACGAGGTTACGAAAAGAAGACTATATAACTAACTTACtaaatttttgtgttgtgtagGCAAATGTGTGAGGAGGAAGAGATGGTGGAAATAAAAGTGAAACCAGGATGGAAAGGAGGAACAAGACTAACATTCGAAGGCAAAGGAAACGAAGCAATGGGGAGTACTGTACCGGCTGATTTGATATTCGTGATAGTTGAGAAAGAGCATGAGGTGTTtcaaagagaaggagatgaCCTCGAAATGGCGGTGGAAGTCTCTCTCGTCGAAGCTTTAACGGGATGCGAGCTCTCCGTTGCTTTACTTGATGGTGACAATATGAGTTTGAGGATAGAAGATGTGATTTACCCTGGATATGTTACAGTTGTTCAAGGCAAAGGCATGCCAAAATTAAAGGAGAAAGGGAAGAGAGGAGACTTGAGAGTTCGGTTTCAGACTAAGTTCCCACAACAACTTACAGATGAACAAAGGGCAGAGATTCATAGCATTCTTGAAGATTCTTCTTGATCTGTTGCTACACAACTCTCTTTCCCTTTATACGGGAACTTTTACAACATggtttagataaaaaaatcacTCTGTGTCAtctttgtttgtaaacaactaAGTTGAAATGAAGAAACCGGTTACCAATCTTTTATTTATCGACTTAAATATTCATCcacaataaaacaaatcatatatctTTGACAACAAACCATGTTCATAGGGTAAAAAAAACCGAGAAAGTAAGATACAAGGGGAAGTGGTATTCATGTTTTAGTCTTAGCCGTTTAAGATAAACCTAGAAGGACTTTGaatatattgaatatattgCTGTCGACAAGGGCTTTTAACAACCTAAGCTTTCCTCTCGAGTACGGTGGGTACCTGACTGGGGCATCACCAAATAGGCTTCTGTAGAGAACAGCCTTCTTGTGACTGAAAGCATCAAATGAGAATTTACCATGGTAAGCACCCATTCCACTTTCACCAACTCCTCCGAATGGTAATGTGTGAAGTGCAAGCTGCAAAACATCGGTTTTATTATGATAAATTGCTAAAGTGTGTATGTATCTAGCTTAATAGATCAGATAGAGCTAGTGTTTTTTTACATGAACAGCTATGTCGTTGACCACTATGCCTCCAGCGGAAACTGTCATGGCGAATCTCTCTTTCAGTTTCTGGTTATGGGTAAACAAGTATGCAGCCAGTGGTTTTGGTCGAGAATGAATCACGTCAAAACTCTCTTCCAAGTTGTTGAGCTGTAAAGAACAAAAGAGCTCGTTAAAGTTGCCTCCAAGGAGATGAAGCAGAGCCTATATAGAATGTAAAAATGGTTCCTACCGTGATGATTGGGAGGAGAGGGCCAAATATTTCTTCACTCATGATCAAAGAATCTAATGGTACATCAAGCAAGATTGTTGGAGCAATTTTCCTGAATGATGTAAACTAAAGATTAGCATAAGGAAACTAAGGGATGATGAGAATATAATATAACAGAGAGGAACTCACAGGTTCTCTCTGTCTTTGTCACCACCGTAGACGATTTTGTCAGAAACATCCTTCTCTTCTAACAGCTTGGATAGGCGATCAaagtggtttgagtttacaataCGTGACATATCTTTCGAGTCCATAGGCTTCTTCCCATAAAATGTCTCCAATTCATGCTTCATGGCATCAATCTtgggaagagagaagaaaaaggtcAAAAACAAAAGTGCATCAAGGGAGCTATCTTAAGGTTCTTAACCTTACCAATTTTGGAGCAAATTCCTTTGTTGTCAAGATGTAGTCTGGAGAAACACACGCCTGACCATTGTTGCAACCCCATTTGCCTGCGATTATCCGCCTGACAGTAACCTTCAGTATACGTAAAGAAGACACTACATTAACCTCagtacaaacaaaacattatgcAGGAGTCGTGATATAAAGAAGTATTTCAGTACTTTCAAATCGGTGTTTGAGTCTACTACAACAGGAGATTTTCCTCCAAGCTCCAGGACAACTGGTGTGAGATGCTTTGCAGCTGCAGTCATTATGACACGCCCGATTTTCGAACTACCTAACCAAGCAAAAGTAGGAATCTTTTAGTCTCCTGAAAGAAAATTTACTAGAATAGTGCGTTTCATGTTGCTCCTCACGTATGAAAACTTTGAGGGATAACTTTTGAAAGAAACACATTATGCCAAGTTTTAATAAGAACCTGTGTAGAATATTTTGTCCCACTTTTGATCCAGCAGAAGAGTTGTCTCATTAACATTTCCTTCGATAACTCTCACCGCAGAAGGGTCTAGATACTGTTCCAATAACTTTGCGAGCAGAGCAGACGATGCTGGAGCCAGTTCTGATGGCTTTAAGACAACAGCATTTCCAGCAGAAATTGCACCAATTACAGGATCAATAGACAGCACTtgcaagaaacaagaaactgtCAGAGTTCATCCAAAATGTATAAATACATTAAGAGTGCAAATCCAATCAATTAAGAGGGACATACAGAAGGGATAGTTCCAAGCCGAGATTACTAGGACAACTCCAAGAGGCTCAGACACAATCTCGGCCGATGCAGGAAACGTCGTTAGGGAAGTCTTTGCCTAAAAGCAAAACAGAACAGTAAATAACATAGCTTGACAACAAAACTCTGCAGAAACTTTAATCCAAAGCACACCTTATCCGGCGCCATCCAGTTTTTTAGCTGCTTAAGAGCTAACTTGCACGAGTTCCTCAGTAGAGCTACCTGCATAATTAGTCAAACATCATAATCAGATAACAGCTAATGTAATCAAGATTAGTCTTTGTCAAAAATCGACAGCTTAGGGCCAAAAGTGATAAAGACCATGGACCACTAAAGAATTGGCAGAACCACAAACTAATCAACTCAAGGGTAACTTGTGTTGGTAACATTAAATGAGGAAAGGACAGTTTTCGAAAGCTCTGTGTGGGTGTCATTGGATGTAAACGTTGTTACAGAGTTAAGGAACAAAAGTAATGGAAAACGTGGGAATCCATACAGGTAGGTGTATCAGTTGCATAAAGATATTAAATGCGTATTGCTTTCAAGAGGACCCCAATATTATTTAGAGTATTGGTTCCTACATCCAACAAACATAAAGTTACCAGCAGTTTTGATCTGAGTACACTAttaaagttatgaaacaaaagtTGCATTGAAGTTGGTATTGTACAAATGTTGACACACAACATCATCGACGTAGCCAACTAAGGTGAAAAGATATTAATGACTCCGACCAAGTTGGAGAAATATACTAATCGAATTTAAAGAGAGGTATGGCTAATATATGAAAGAGACACTAATTCAAGAAAATATCTCACTAGACAAATTATGTACGCCGCAAAGATATTGCAACTGGTCCTTGATGGTTTTAACCGACGCTTACAACTAATTATAGAGGTGAGAGCATGCTTCTTATTATTTTACGCAAAATCCACCAAATATAAAACAGAAACACCAAGTTCAAACTCAAGTCGACAACAAATAAAACACTAAGACTAGTACCAGGTAATATGCTTTTGTACTAATAAATCAACATATTTAGGAACTAAGTCTACCTCGAATAAAACAATAAAGACTATCACAAACTAGTAATTTAGAGGGTAACCAATTAGCTAATTCACACtgtaattaattacaaattagCTTCTAGTTTTCGTGAATCCTATATTACCACAATGCCACAACACGTTTGATCACACTGTAATAAATGGAtcttcaattttaaaatttcaaaaaattcagAAACTAGATTCGAGTTAGAATTGATCACCAATCTCAAATCTAACAAGCTAAAGAAAGCGAAAGcataataaataagaaagaaggaaaaggaaaaaaaaaaaaacagagtttgttaAGAGACCTCAAAGACAGAagattcaagctcaggcttgCCGAGATCGTGGCGAAGAGCCTCGACGATGTCATGCTCATGGTTATCACAAATAACCAAGAGTTTCTTAAGCTGAGTAATTCTCCAGTCATAACCACGAGTCACTCCATCATCAAAGCTCCGACGAAGCTCGTTCACCAAATCACTCGCTTCCGCCGCTCCAAACACCTTCTTCGCTGCCGCCATTCCACGAAACGTGTGCTAATCAAAGACGTTACGCAAAAGATGTCacgggaaagagagagagagagaaggagagaaaagaacaaatattgAGTTCGGATCCCGAGAAAAAAActgatattgattttttttttgttaaatgaatgataaataataaatattcttCTCGTATAAGATATTGACGTTGCTCGtgtcaccaaaaacaaaaaaaaatgtgataatatcttttactttttcttattttctttctcgATATTGATTATAACAAAAAGGCGAGCGTTTCAATATATTCATTCACTTATATTTATAGACATGtcgaaaaaaaataagaaggaaacattaatctataaatagaaatatatatataatgaagacatcaagatattttttaaaaatatatgtatatagaatgAAGaccaaaataagaataaaataaaataaaaataagaataaggtAAGGATGATAATGTAATGGTGCGTGTAACGTATGAGTGATGATGTAAAGAGAAGAGGCGTGTGGGTATAACTCGCGGAGCATAAGCGAACTCACAACTCACGTGTCATGAGCGTGAGATACACGTGCGGTATGTGCGAAGTGTGATGGACACTGATCTGGGTGGGTTGGTGGGAGAAGTTGAGATTAGGCAAGACGACGGACCATattgtattattgatatttttgggTAGAGAGAGTTGGGCAAATTAGCTGTGTTTTACCGGGTCAAGGTTTTCTATTTAAATTCCACTCTTGTTCTCTTTTAATATCTTATCTACTTTTATTTTGGGTGTGACTTAAAGACATTACTAGAAGGTggaattgtcttttttttttttgtttccgtgTACtagtcaaaaaagaaaaaaaaaatttgatggaattttttttgctatgaataatataatttttttatagaattaatgaaattttgtaGTATATGATGATAATAGGCCTagacataaaaaccaaaatctaaaattaaaaatttggttacaAAATTAGACCGAATAGTCACAAAATTTAAACGTAGTCTAAATGTTTATATCTGAATTAGTTGAATTGAATCGTACAAAAAACCGAGCTGTATATcagaaaatccaaaataaaattatatatcctaACATATTAGttatagttataattttataatcaaaaatatctgaaataaCCTGGATATCCAAAAAGCATTGTTATATTTGTCAAAATTGTACAATTGTTTTGCAAAATCTACCaaactttattaaaattgaacaactttttttgtttaatttgaaaaccaatCCAAACCCGACACCTATTAAAACCAAAACTGAACtgaataatttataaaaactgaacgaataataatttatcttaCCCAAAATTATCTTAATCCTAGAAATTACACATCAATATGATTACATGAAAAGCTCTTAATTAACAAActgtaacagaaaaaaaaaatagaaaagaaaaaacaaaatcaagagaaaaataggaaaaacaCTGGAGGAGAAGGATGTGTATTCCTATATTTCAAACTTGGTATAAACTTTGATGCGAttacttattttgtttatttggttgtGATACATAGGAACACTAATTCAAGAAACAATGTTAATGATGCTGCAAGGAAGTTCTATGACAGATTCTAATTAGGAAAGgtctattatatatatcatggGAATAACTTACACATGCTAACAAGCAGTTCAAGACGGTTCATAATGATTATGAGATGACACTGAATGAAAATTTAGAGGTTGAGATCACATCTGAGTGATGGTATACATAAATCTAGTTACAGAATGCATATCGCAGTTGTGCTACTTTTGACTTCAATGAGTTAACCTGGGATACAATAACTCCCATCAATGAATACAtaactctttctttgttttggttactgAGCAAAGAAACTGAAAGTGAACACATCCATCAGTTAAGAAAGCAATGGACAAAAATCTGTTACCTACCTTTCTTGAGTCTATTAATTGATTCTCCTAGAGTTTTTGAATCTTGATTGAATTGATTTCACATTTCCCCTTTTGCCAGGcaaacccttttcttttttttacaggAATGGTGGACCTCTCTATAGATACCATATTTGCTTCTCCActcttttctcttctgtttttaAAGTCGTGGTAAAGCAAGCAACCAGAGCGGACATTGAGGCCAAGCAAGCAAGCCATGTACATTCGGCCTTGTCTTGTATTAGTAAATTTTCGGCTTTCTATTGGTAGGGTGTATAATTATGAATGTTGAGTTGTCAAGTTCGAATCATCTTGTGATCTCTTTTaacattttctataaaaaaaatttcaatagttTGTAGGCCCAAATTTTGTTTGAGCTTAAGGCATTGATGATTGATGATCGTGACCTCtattaacgttttttttttgatattttcattaatttgtaggcccaattttttttaacttgcgGTATTGATGCTCTGGACTGGCTCTGGTCACAACATATTGTAAACTCTTTTGTGGGTCACAACAAATTTCAGACAGTAAATTTTGGAACCACGGGGGTCTTTGTAAACTTTCTGATGGGTCTTTATTGGAATTAAATTGATTCAGATCGTAGTGTGAAACATCTTTAGAGGAGGTGGGTTCTATTCCTACAGAAAGTGGTAAGACTTTGTGTGTGGGCAAGAATAGAATTGCGCATgagaatattattttgttgttctcTTTCCCGGCTTTGTGAGGTTTaataaaagcaaagaaagttttatttgctttttctgATACAACGCTGGACTGAAACTGACTTATTGAATGTCAGCTTTGATCTTTTACATGCATGCCATATAGTTCCTATATTAAGTGACGCACATCGTTTCGGAGTTCATAAATTGTTTTTCTGAGCTCCCCATCCTTGGTACTCTTAGACCTTATTATGTAGCACGTGTGATATGTTGATATCAATATCGGAACGATTGTTAAATTACGAGAGAGATACTCTAGTGTGTAATCACCGACCCATCTCTTACGGGTGGCAAGAGGGATTGCATCATCAGTATCAGGTCCATGATGTAGTTTATGTAGTAAGTCTGTCAAGTCCCTAAGGATGGCATAAGCATCATGATGAttggttgtttttttggtgaaagCACTGCCCattggaaagaaaacaaatatatgcGCATTATACATTAtgacaaacaaagaaagattcaTAATATCATCCACGCCAACAAAGAATGTAGTTTCTTCTTACTCTTGAAGATCACCAAagataacataagaaaatattttacaacTTCCTTCGTTTTGCCCACTATATTTAGTGCTTCGACTGTgaatatacagaaaaaaaatattcaagtaAGATTATATCGCCAGCCATAGGCAAACGAACATGGCCTAGTGTTTGAGTATTTGACATGATATTGGTGGTAAAATCTACTTATCGGGAGAGAATTTTCTAATTTCATGAAACCATCAGATTCATTCTGCCTATACAGAACATCAGCTCTTGAAATGTAACCATCAGATTCTTGCGTAAGAAGATCGCCAACTAGCTGACTCATGTAGTAGTTTCTTCTGCCATTGATTTAGTAACTTCCTCAGCAAGAATCTGCCTATACAGAACAGCAGCTCTTGAAATGTACTTAGCCTTGATTTGCCACTGTCCGTCCATCCATGTTGCTTGAAGAACACGTGAGCACGGTTGTTGCCACCTAAAATCATCGTCCATGAGTTtacctacaaaaaaaatgtagcaTTCTTTAATGATCCTTGATCTCACATGTACCAAAATGATTTCTAGTTTTTGGCTCAAAGCTTTCAAAAATCTATTGTCGATTAATCTTTTCtatcattgtttctttgttgttttggcattggggaatgctcTTCTCGTTTGTGTTTTAAACATTGGATTTTCAGAATCCTCCTcttgttgtatttgttttcaaCTTTAATGGAATGAAAACAAACtttagcccaaaaaaaaaaaggagctaaTATTCTTGAATTTCCGCGTTTGTCCATTTCTTGCTCTTGAAActtttaaaccataaaattgattattatccaaattttagaatttttcttttaacggtTTTCCTTCTTTTTGAACAACCACTGACAGAGTCATATTCTAGTTAAGGTGCATGTggttggggaaaaaaaaaaaactgatgtgtgaGAAGAAGGATTTTTGAGGTGTATATCGTGAGacaaaaagattatacattagGCCAAACAAACTCATAGTTTAGAATCAAGCTTTTATTCAATGCAATAGATATGTAACAACTTTTTTGAGAGCTCAAAGATCAACATATTCTAAAATCCTGCTCCAAGCACGAACCACATTTCTTTTAGAAGTTTGAGAATTTTGTAGACAAATCACATAATCTGATATTAACAAAGGGTTATTACTTAACTATAAGCAGCCACTTAGGATATCACAAGGCTAGAGTGAATGTATTGCTTGCATCCATACATGTTTCAGATCACTTGACCAGCAGATACTCCCTCAAAGGAACTTAGTGCGCTGATAACCGATTCATATACCTCTATACCTTTCATGAACACAGTATCTTTAAGGAACTGAGGCCAAGAGAAAATGTTTATATCAGTATTGTGATTAATACATATAATTCAAAGATATCAATACAGAATATCATCATGCCAAATACCTCGTTATGGTCATGCACTAAAACAGGAGTATTACTCATTGGAGAGAAACCCAAAACCGGAATTCCCAAAGTGCGAATAAAGCGTGAATCCGTAGTTGAAAGCAAAACTTCAGGCTTTGCGAGTTTTCCTCCCGTTGCTTTAACAGCTTGCTTGAAGATAGACCACCAAGGATTCGAATCATCTATTGGATTCATCATGGCTCGTCCTAAATGGTCTCTTAAATTTCCTTTCAGTTTTATCTGGTGGCAAGAAAAATACAGCAAAATGATTATTCTACCTAATTAAGAGCCAAGAACAGTTGAGATTTGCATAGCCATAAAATGTTATTTCTCTCCTTTGCTGCATTTGGTGCTAAATTCTTAACCAAGGAAGACCATAGAAGGATCACTCCTTAGacagattaaaaaagaaagagctaAAGAATATTCTATaaccaacacaaacaacatCTAGTTTAATTCTTACTATGTAGGTCATGTTCCTAATAGAAGGAGCCCATTCTTCAGCAATTCTTTTTTCCATAAGATCTGGATCTGCCGTAGGAGGCAACCTTAGATCATACCCAGCTTCTGCTTCTGAGGGCTGCATGTTCATCACAAACCcctaaaaacacacacacgcaCACTTAAAACAAAATCTCATACGTAcacatcaaaaaagaaaaattgcaaaactgaaATCATCAACGTAACTCACAGTAGTAGAAGGAGTTCCAGCTTTAAGATAAACTGGATTCACAGAGATAACTTCAGAATTTGCAGCTTTCCCAGCTTTGACTAAATCAAACTGCGTCTCTCTAAACTTAGATATCAACTCAACACTCTTCATCAAATTCTCCATAGCTGAATTATCATACAACTTAGCATCATGCCCTGGGATGCCTTCAGCTCGTATAACAAGATGCCATGGAGTACGTTCAGCGTAAAACAATCTGAACTCATCTCCAGGACTCGCTTGCCCTTCATCCATGACAAATCCTAAATTCAACTCTGTAAATTCCGAAGATGCCGCGAACTTCATCATCCCGTCGAATCCACCGAGCTCTTCTTCAGGAACGTATGAGATATGAACAGTACGAAGAGGAGAGAAGCCTCTTGATTTCAGATTCTTGATTGCTTCAAGGTACTGAATACCGATACACTTGTCATCTTGCGCGCCACGAGCGTAGATATGACCATCCACGGTTCTGTGAGCCGAGAACGGTGGATGAATCCATTTTTCGGATTCAGCGGGAACAGAATCGAGGTGAGAGTTAAAGAGAATCGAAGGAAGGTTAGAGTTTGAGCCTAGCCATGTGAGGAGAAGAACTGGCTTACCAGGAACAAACTCGATTGTTCGAGAAGTTAGACCTATTGATCTTGCTTGATCAAGAAGAAACGAGACTGCTGCGGTGTAGTTAGGGTTTGGATGAGCGGTGTTGATTCTTAAGTATTGTTGGAATCTTGTGATTGGTGTATCTTCTTCGTTTTCGCTGTTTGATCGAAgtgagaagatgatggagaagaggaagagagtcCAGAGAAGAGAATACACCGCCCCAGAATCTTTCGCCATGGATTTGTAGTTGGAGGAGTGATTACCGAtctgaggatgaagaagaagaagagcttttgCTATTTTTATTGTGACTTGAGCTTGACCGACGAACTGTGGATGGAAATggtcttttaaaaaattattaaacaagaGACCATGTCATATATTCAAATCATTTGTATCGTGCGGGGGATATTTTCAATATCTAGTCTTTTAAAAATGTATCCGTTTAAGATTAGTAGATATTATCTTACATCTCTTAATGTAAACTGATCCGACTTCACAATCTTTACTAAAACGCATAGAATatgttaattttctaaaaacttaaGTATACGAAGGTTGACTTTGCTATTGGTTTTATCATTTATGATGTAAAAGCACTTGTGATTTCAAAGTCTTAAGTTCTCATTTATTGTAAAATAGTTTGGGTTTATATGTAGTTTAGTTACTGTGGttcaaaaatcatttatttcagGGTTTAGTTTTGAAGAAATGTTGTAAAAGTAAGAGACAAGGTTTGTGTTTCTCTTAatctttttattcattaatcAATCGATAggcttacatatatatatagtaaaggaCAGAAGCCCTATCATAATAGGAAATACTACCGCAGGGGAATAATGTAATATAATACTATTTGGTGGGTCTTTGTTTGGTGGGTCTCGACGTCTcgtgatatttattttttcctctcaAACCATTGGTATTCACCAATTATAGtcgtataaaaatataatacttatcctgttttatgtatttatgtgAGACAAACGTTCTTGGATTCCTATTAATACATTCGGCAGGTTCGATTTTTACATGTATGTCAAAAACTTTTGTCGGTTTACATATACGGTACTTACTCTTATACATACACAggattatattttataaagattCATGCAAAATGACGTAAATGTTTTTATAGATAGACCCTTACGTTATATTTGTTCATCTGAAAGGCCttaggtcttttttttttttaatttaataataaagaCTACGGTTTATCTaacgaaaaggaaaaatagagaCATTAGAAAAGGTATGAAAACACGGCGTAATACGTCAGGAACGTTCCTCCCATTTGATCTCGTCATCGAGATACTCACGAGATTGCCGGCGAAGTCTATCGTGAGATTTCGTTTCTTGTCGAAGGTATGTGATTCCACACTTAGCAATCCAATATTCACTGACTCgttcttcaccaaatctttgTCTCGCCGGAAGCTACTGTTCACGTGCCCTAAAGACGGCAAAacgttcttcttctcatcaccaAAGCCTCATGATTCGTCTCCTTTAGTGGTAGATTTATTCTCTTATAGCCAAACttattagaaatctaaaagttgttgcatccatcacaggggagtatgtctcctcataatatATTCCTGGTCTTTGTGAGAATCCTTATGCcacaagccgtgccttatatctcacgatttcattattctcatttctcttccttacaaagacccacttatgtccaactggttttatatcgaatggtgtccttaagatcagagcaaacacattcctcttctttaaagactttaactccacgtcaatggcttctttccactttagccaatctttactttgagtgcacgtGGGTTcctgatcctcatttatttcaagtgctaccttataagcaaatatttcatcaatgtcgacattattacggttccattgtattccagacatgatataattgattgagatctcattattattaatacctacaggaccttgaggttcagcatcccaaacctcatttggtaccttaggctttgccgcggccatgtctataattTCCTAAACCTCAGTttgttttgcacctttcttagatttccgagggttcttatctttggaacctaatggtctaccacgtttcaaacgtgccttagactctgtagcaacttgattattgtgtccCTTTTGAatatcaatacgtactggtgcattacaagctggtatgtacgattttgttactctctttggatcaacaaaggaatctggcaattgaatagctagcttttgcaaatgtataatcttttggacctctgcatcacatgctagagtccgaggatcttgccaatttaaggatgtttgattccatgatatttccttgaccagcttgtttgtctctccacccaacataggaaattcggattcaacaaagtgacaatccgcgtatctggccttaaatagatcacccgtagttggctcaagatacttaataatggtgggagaatcatatcttaacatatattcccatcctcctctgaggtcccatcttagttctctgtggtggagcaattggtacataaacggcacacccgaatgtttttagatgggatatgtttggctcatgacccgttagtaATTGGAATGGTAAAtatttatgttcactagatggcctgatgcgtataagctcttCTGCATGTAATACCGCGTGtacccaagccgacacaggaagcttcgacctcattagTAATGGCCGAGCTATAAGTTGTATTcatttaatgaaggattcagctaatctgttttgtgtatggacatgtgccacgagatgttccacacttacccccatggacatacaataatcattaaatgcttgggatgtaaattcaccagcattgtctagacgtatagtcttaagtggaaaatctggaaagtgggcTCACAGTTTTATTATCTGGGCCAGCAATCTAGCAAAGGCTAGATTTCTCGTggataacaaacaaacatgcgaccatctggtcgatgcatcaataaggaccataaaatatctaaacgacccacaaggtgggtgtattggtccgcATATATCttcttgtatcctttccagaaaattcaAAGTCTCTTTAGTTACtttgactggtgatggccttataataagtttctcttgtgcacatgctatacacgtgaga encodes the following:
- the LOC104757946 gene encoding dnaJ homolog subfamily B member 11 — encoded protein: MATQGMAQPSAKKRSFILRDLFKLCRSISSVLPREKLKHHHHHIHKAKHVTNESKRVDEEPKRNKPNAFKVQETKGTGDNNDVEGVGLCKVRSYRYVNTNTNFVGNKKRSSLSRSCSHNTATDTSTNSTLRSLSYVGRNNRMTESGRFMPTLMRSSTTVPRSFANQILYSTSSARVAKPSPTEKKLRCTLEELCNGCTKKIKFKRDVITSSGQMCEEEEMVEIKVKPGWKGGTRLTFEGKGNEAMGSTVPADLIFVIVEKEHEVFQREGDDLEMAVEVSLVEALTGCELSVALLDGDNMSLRIEDVIYPGYVTVVQGKGMPKLKEKGKRGDLRVRFQTKFPQQLTDEQRAEIHSILEDSS
- the LOC104757945 gene encoding aldehyde dehydrogenase family 3 member H1, with translation MAAAKKVFGAAEASDLVNELRRSFDDGVTRGYDWRITQLKKLLVICDNHEHDIVEALRHDLGKPELESSVFEVALLRNSCKLALKQLKNWMAPDKAKTSLTTFPASAEIVSEPLGVVLVISAWNYPFLLSIDPVIGAISAGNAVVLKPSELAPASSALLAKLLEQYLDPSAVRVIEGNVNETTLLLDQKWDKIFYTGSSKIGRVIMTAAAKHLTPVVLELGGKSPVVVDSNTDLKVTVRRIIAGKWGCNNGQACVSPDYILTTKEFAPKLIDAMKHELETFYGKKPMDSKDMSRIVNSNHFDRLSKLLEEKDVSDKIVYGGDKDRENLKIAPTILLDVPLDSLIMSEEIFGPLLPIITLNNLEESFDVIHSRPKPLAAYLFTHNQKLKERFAMTVSAGGIVVNDIAVHLALHTLPFGGVGESGMGAYHGKFSFDAFSHKKAVLYRSLFGDAPVRYPPYSRGKLRLLKALVDSNIFNIFKVLLGLS
- the LOC104757947 gene encoding aminoacylase-1 encodes the protein MAKDSGAVYSLLWTLFLFSIIFSLRSNSENEEDTPITRFQQYLRINTAHPNPNYTAAVSFLLDQARSIGLTSRTIEFVPGKPVLLLTWLGSNSNLPSILFNSHLDSVPAESEKWIHPPFSAHRTVDGHIYARGAQDDKCIGIQYLEAIKNLKSRGFSPLRTVHISYVPEEELGGFDGMMKFAASSEFTELNLGFVMDEGQASPGDEFRLFYAERTPWHLVIRAEGIPGHDAKLYDNSAMENLMKSVELISKFRETQFDLVKAGKAANSEVISVNPVYLKAGTPSTTGFVMNMQPSEAEAGYDLRLPPTADPDLMEKRIAEEWAPSIRNMTYIIKLKGNLRDHLGRAMMNPIDDSNPWWSIFKQAVKATGGKLAKPEVLLSTTDSRFIRTLGIPVLGFSPMSNTPVLVHDHNEFLKDTVFMKGIEVYESVISALSSFEGVSAGQVI